Part of the Anopheles gambiae chromosome 3, idAnoGambNW_F1_1, whole genome shotgun sequence genome is shown below.
ATAAGAAGCTTAAGAAACTTCTATCTGAACGATTATCCGAAACTGGACCAAAGAGAGAGATTATTAAATATGCATATTTCAGAGCTCCCTCTTCGTCACAGAGACAGAGGAAAAgttaaaaaacaaattgtatACATACATATCCTCGGACCCACCGACTGGGAAAGCTTTCACGTATTGGTAAGCCAGGCGTAGCTGCTGGTATGGGAACGGTTtgtctgtgcgtgtgctgCCCATTGAGAAGGCAATAAAAGAGCAGTCCAGCGAAGGGACTACGAATAATACTGTGCATGCCATAGCGTGGAAACGTTTGCCGCTGAAGCCCCGTTTCGTGTGTTTTCAGTTGGACTGCGTGTCTACTAACTTCAACACCACCCACCCAGCTTGGTGGTGGAAACACCGAAGCTTGGTGAGTTCGAATGCATCGCACACACAACAGACAGCCACTACCACTACAACCGGCTGATTGACTGACCATCGCGGGAGCAGACACTCCGTGCGGAACCCAGTGCCCAGTGTGTAGGAGCAACTGCATCCGTCAGTAGCTATTTATACCTCGCGAAGTGCACACTTCAACTTTCCCGACACGTGTGAAGTGTGTGGCGTGGAGATTCGATCGCCGATACGGATATCAACTTGTACGTGATTGCCAAATCGCTCAGGatattgaaaatattgttttttcttctctttttttaaatccttttcgCGTGTACAGCTCGATggtgtgaaacaaaaaagccctTTCCATTAGCAAGCGTGGTAGATGAACTGCTGTTTTGAACATTTCCCGCCAACTACGTTCGGTAGTTACTGGTGCACGTTGGCTGCAAAAGTTGCAAGGGAAAGTGACGGAATCGTGCAAATCGTCCGACGTAACGGCTTTTAGTGCTTTCGTGAGagtgaatttatttttagtcTTGTGGGTCGGCAGGTAGTATGTAAACGGGCCTGAAAGTTCGGTGCAGTGCAGTGTTTGATGGTGTTAATAGCTGTTCAATGGCCACCAAACTACCGGCAAACAAAGTTATGCTACCCAACCGTCTGATGGCGTTTGTTGGCACCGAATTTGATGAACCACGCGGAAAGACTGCAATTGTaacaaaagggggaaaacttTGCGGGCCATACCATAGCTCCTGCCTGCCGACCCCGTACAAGAAGCGAACGGGAGGAACGGTTTTCGCGTGTATGTGCTGATTTTTACCaccttgctgctgctcaaGCGGACGCATTAACACGTGGCGCGCAAATGTGCGCCTTCCGATCGCTTAGCAAACAATTTGAGCggatttgtttttatgtcTACTGTTACCTTCTCTCTTCGTTTGTTGCTGAGTGTCAAGGTCTTTGCACGGAAAATTTAGCTACCATAGTTTCCTGCGGgggaaattggaaaaaatggcatcaaaaggaaaaggggaggggggacgATGCAGTAGATCGATTACAGGTTTCAGTTGCAGCTCTCTAGCCTATTGCATTTCCTTTCTATGATGCATTGAAAATTACGTTGACAATTGTTGTTTAACTTCGATCGATATTGAATGCCAATTTGTCTGTCCGGCACGAAATAATCACGTACACATACTGGTACATGTGGTTCGATGAAATTCAGTGGTTGTATACACCAACAATAtcgagaaagaaaagaagaagtttTGATTTTCCTTAAGTtagtattttaaattttattattctaaATACATTTGAACTCATGTGGAAGTATTTTAGGTCAATGTCAACCATATTTAAGGATCTTGACTGACCAGTTTGAACTAGATGATAATCTGGTAACGAACTTTGACCACGTTTTGACAACATGCGACCTGTAGAGGACAGAAAGGATTAACAGAACTTTAATCGCTTGCCATCACGATCTATTGAACGACATCCGAGAGTGTCTGGAGTTGACCTTCTCATGCCATGTTCGTTTTATTTCGAAGAGAGCAAAGCCTTCTTGGATTCCCTAGATATAGCAGTAGCCGTGTGAAGTCGTGAGCCACGTGTTAAAACAATTTGGCTATTTAAGTTTCTACTCTACTATTTTAACTCTTTAAGGCGCAAAGCTTACCGACCACCCTATGCTTAGGGCCCATTAGGTTGTAAAATTTATAAGTTTAATCCCATTTGTACCTCCGAAGCTTTAAGCATGTTTAAAATGCTTTGTACATTCTCCTCTTATTCAGTTCTATAATTTCCATTGTCCTATTGAACATTATTGTCCACTTTTCGTTCGATCGTTGAACAATCGTTGGGCCAACCGTCTCCATGCTGTCTCCCCGGATTTGGACGATTATCGATCGGTTTCTGCAAACATAATGATGATGAACATTCTATACTGCCTGGTTGTCTAACAGGATGGACCTGACGGCCCTTCCATTAGCTGCCGATCcactgtgtgtctgtctgaATGCACGATAGACTGCGAATTGTAACCGTGTactctctttttgtttgccctCCCATCGATCGATGCACATAACTTGATAATTTATCGAAAAACAGTTATAAGCAATTGTGCATTTAGAGTTCGTACTAAAGCATACCGCGTCTACTACTTACCTACTTACAGGTGAGAACGAACGCGGCAAGTATGCGTGTACGCACACAGCCGTTAAAAAGCAATCAAACTACACCTAACAAGCTATTGGGCTAATATTGACATTAGCAATGTAGGTCCAATTAACAGTGCCCAACCCACTTGGCCCACTAGTTCACCTTCATTCCAGATTTACGATACGCGCAAAtaaatgagacttttaaaTTAAACGATGCACCTTACCCATTTTCACTTTTCTATTCCCGCAGGTTCCCACCACACCAACACGACACACTATCGAAAAACAATGAGCAGTTGTTTGTGCCGAGCGCATGTAATTAGAAGGTAAACAACATTGCACTACAATACACATCCACACGGTGCCGTTAGTGCCTTACGCAAGCGAACGTGGCTGTTTACTTTTTTCGTAACGGCAAAAAGATGGTTCCGATTTGAAGCTTAGTGACTGTTTGGGGGTGGAAAATCCCTTACtgtactgtgtgtgtctgtaagcTAACCTAGAGTGACTCGTCAATTCCACCTGACATGGTCGGGTAAGCCTAGCTGCACATCATCAAACTCTTCCGTTGCTTTGTTGGGCTGTGCTGtacgtgggtgtgtgtgtccgtgtgtgtgtttgaagagTGAAGCTTTTTTGCAAAGGGATCGGCATGGCCCCACTTCCGACATTGCCAGGGCCACCGGCTGCACGGGAacggcaccatcatcatcatcaccaccaccgccgaagAGCACATGGGCTGTACTTCCATTCATCACCACCCAAGGGTaagtttgtttgaaattgaatggcCATTCGTCATACTTTGTGTAAGTGAGCAGAAGGGGTGGAGGGGGGGCTTTTTTCGGGTTGCCGCTTAACGCGTATAGATGTATCGATTGGGCGTATggcgatggagacgcccagtgaTTTATGATTGGCGGGAGAAGTTCCACGTGGCACGTGAGGATTTTTTATCCAGTTGCTAAGAGTTTGGTCGCTAATAGAAGGCAAAACAAATGAGCAAAAGTTGtacaataaaaaacataaattaatgTGTGAAAATTATCACAGAAGCAAGGCAACGGTGCAACCGCACGCAATAAATGCTCTTTTATGAAGATAACTGCAATGTTTTATTATCTTCTATGTTCAACTTATAAAGCGACTTATTAGTTATAAGAGTTAGAATGGAAATTATTGCCTTTTTGTTAGGTCTTCAGTATAAATGATTTGCGACACATATTTTGCTCCAAAATGTTGCATATGGCTGTCGAATTTTACTTGAAATTAGGAAAGTCTTTCGAGGCATTATCACCTTTATGATGAATGTGTGCCACCATTGTGCCCAAGAAAGGTTCAGATTTATGGTAGTATCAGATATACCCGAGATGTTTCATGGTAGTTGAAACACCGCCAGAACCTGGGTTTGGGGTCAAATAGTAtctaattaattcattttcaaatGTCACACCCATACCATATGACACTTGTTGACAGTCATTACGGTTATTTCGATAACCCAGATACAGCGCCTGAATAATCTATAGCGGCGGCTTTTCGAGACAGTGTTCGAACATTTGCCGGCAAACTGCTGGCGTCATGGACTCGCTCCCATGCAGGCTGAATAATTGATAAAGCTCGAAAATAACACTCcccgctgcacacacacagacattcgATCAAAAATGGTGTCACACAGCGTGTGTAAAGTGTGTCATTGTGCGCGTACATCGAACCAATACTGACCGGAAATAAATTATAGCGACcagggagagatagagagagagagagagagacagtgtcATGCATATACCGTGCTGATGACTATATAGCATCggcctttttgtttgttcgtgcCATATTCCGAACCGGAGTTTGCACCCAATGACTCAGACATGACCGGCCATTTAATCATCCACTGTCACGCCAGTGGGCTGTCCATCCGGTGCAACAAACCGCCGATGATGGCCTCGAGCTTTCGATCAGGGTGTTTGTTTCTACCAAGATTTCGAGGACAGCTGCTGTTGAGGACAAATCAGTAAAATGTGTAGGTGCTTGACGCCCTCTCCTGTTTCGATAATGTCCCAATATTATCCAAGGTGAGGTTGAGCATAGACCTCCAAGAACCCACAGAGCACGCTATTAAGCCGTTTCACGTCAGCTAAGCGGGACGATTCTTAAAATGTCCTTTAATTAGGTTTATTACAAGACCTTGGGAGACGCACGCGCTCCAAGATGATACGAGAGCTGTCATAAACGCGATTATGTGTCAATCATTTCGATTCACCTTTTCATAAACGTCAGACGCACCTCGGAGGGCCTGGCTTGGGGTGTACCACGAAGCGTTCCACGTGTCTGCCAAGCACATTTCCAGTCCAATTTGTAAAAGTCATTCACATCCGAAGGTCATTGGACGGGGCCATCTACGCATCTACACTTGTCGGCTTGTCTTCAAAGTGTCATTCACATACGCCTCGATGGATTGCTCAATCCTACCAGAGACCGTGCAGTGCCGGGTACGATCCTTAGAAAATAATTGCCCACTTGTTTCGAACGTTCGAACCTATCTGCGGACAGATATAAAACGCTTACATTTTTGATACGCTATCGACAATGATTttgatggattgttttctaaatttgctTTACTAGACAGACTATTGGATGGAAATTAGAATGTCCACAAAGCTGTACTTCCTTTTACATTTGAGCTACTTTGTAAGAATGACGTCGCCTATTGTATTTGCTGGATGGCGTGAGCTGGCCACTCTATGCAAACAACAATTTACTACGAATCGTTTTCCAGTAATGCTTGCACCCCTGTCTTTGGTCTATCAATACACTATTCCGTCACAACaaatgtaatttaaaattatactGATGGTGGTGGCCGGAACAAGTGGTCAGTTTAAAGAGGGTGTTCCATTCACCTATCTAAACGAAGTATTTTAACTTCAGAGGACAAAACTGATAGCAAAATGTTTCTTAcgtgtttttaaatataatcgTAGTTGTAACAAATGATTTAAAGAGATTGTTTTGAACGAACATATTTGagattttatttatgtatgttGGCTCGTTACTATTAGGCTGTATGATTTGCGtcaaacgcctaaatgtaggcaacaTAACCGTCGTCTGAATTCGTACAACAAAACGCCGGAATGTATGTAATATTATTTACGTGTTAATAAAAACTTTACCCGTAAATGCAAGGACTAAACCTTTTCAAAGGCGATGAAATGTCTTGAGAGTAAATGCTTTCGAAGAGTCGAATGCAGTTAGTAGCCTTAAAGTctatattaaaaaaaggaaatctaGTCAGCACACGATAAATGCCGATGCCGCCATGTGGTGatcaatacaaacaaaactagGCTGCGATTGGCTTAAGAATTGCTAGATGTACAGTGACAATTCAAATAACCCTTTATAAAAATTCTTCCTTTTCCCTATTCTAAATAGTGGTAGAtgtgaaaaataatttctGATCAGCTGATGACATGACAAAATATTTCATCTCAGATTTCTTCATCACATCTGGATTCAGATTGCATAGTGGGCTGGATGGTTTTAATTAACTTTATGTGTTAAATCTTTAAAACGATAAATTGTTTGAAAGTTATAAATTTACCATCAAAAGAAGTAAACAGTTgctacagacacacacataatgTATACCCTTATATATCAGTCAGTATCGTAGCAAAGCTGTCAACTTGCACGACTTCAGTACTTGAATTTAAATTCCACATGGACCGAGACCCTACACATATAACTGATAATCCTGTTTGGTAAACCATTAAATAATAAACCAACTCCATTGACTAGACCTACCATCCAAGTGGCTCATGACAGGCCTAGATCAACCACGATTTCTGAgacaaataagaagaagaagaagaagaatattctTACGTATCATGAATAAGCGTTAAGGTAACCTAACATTTTATGTGATGTAATCTTTCCAATTTTCCggattttaataaaattcttAAACATCATCCTGGTTTAACTGAACTAGTTAgtccaaaaaaacaaactgagACTAGTATAGGTGTCCCTACTCTCTCGCACATTATACTGTACGGGAGGAAGTATACTATTACGTCGATCAATTACGATCGCTACGATCGATTCCAATCTTGAGCAATCAGCTTCTGACGTGAAACAATTCCTCCTGTTTTCGCTCTTAAATCCCATTGATTTTAAACAGCTTTCTACCTTATCCAGCAACACGTCACACACTTTTCCGCGAAAAGACATATCCGTGCATACACCAACCGTCACGCCATGCTTCTTCCATGCAGTTGCTTACACCTAACACCTTCTAATACGGATGGTACCGAGACTGCAATAAAAGTGGCTGTTACAGTCGAATCAAACAATCGAACCGTAATCGACGCAAAACCCGGCAAGGACAAAGCACCTTTTTGTTGGGTGAGTTAGCTACTAGGCTTTACTTAGACACGAAAGGGACACAGGGGTACACCCCGCGCAAACACGCGCGTGTCTACCATACTGTCCACGGGAAGGGGAGATGACACGCAAAATGCAACCTATATAGCtaaaggaagaagaaggggCACCCTCGGAGCAGCCTGGTAAAACCCTAAAAGCCACCCCTTGACGAATAAATTATATCTTTTGGGGAAATCAATTTCCAATCTATCAAACCTGTACTGTGTGTGCGGCGGCTTCGGAACGGAATGTGGAGGAAATAGATTCTTACGCCTCCCGCGTTGTCCGTGTAATAATGGTTGACGCCTCGCGCTTCGTTCGTTTCCCAGCCACACCTCCAGCTGCATCGCATCGCACCTTCACCGTACCAAGTACCAAGTCAGACGCAGACGTTACATGGCCATGCCGTGTAATGGTACGCCCCAGTCTAGTTCTGTCCGTTGTCGGTTCTTGACGTTGTTTCGAACGACTTTGacgtgcacacacatacacgcacacacacgtcgTTTGGCGGCTACAGAATAGTGAAAGTTGCAGCTTGCCACTTACTCACGTGCTGGATACTAAACACCTTGATCCAGATGTGTGAGTGGTGCAATAAGGAACTATAAAATTTAAACCCTCCATCGATCTGTCGTGCGTGAAGAAGTTTTACTTTCTACCAACTTGACTAAGGTCTCGGTACAGACTCGagtcggttttttttgtgttgctgtttgtaTGTGAGTGCTTGTCTAGTGTGTGTCATGTGTTTTCGGTTCTCATGACCTATTTGTTGCCTCATGTTTTCCCTCCATTGCCACAACGCATTAAACACTCATTGCGCTGATGTGTCTATAGGTCTGTGGTCCATTTGAAGCGTTTAAAAGGATCACCTGGAGGAgtgagaacaaaaaacaaacacattccacCGTGGAAAGCGAGTGTAGTAAGTGTGCTAGCGCGTTGATGAGGGTTCGTCAATGGACAGTGgaaattttgtttgtgttacaGTTTAATTGATGAATTATTGATACCTCTTGGAGTTGGAATGAGAGCGAAGTTTGTGCTTTGTAGATGGATTTCGTGTACAGTGTTCTAGTGGTTTAATGAGACAATACTGCTTACTATCGAGGAATTCTGTTTTAAAAGGTTCAAATTAACAGAAGGGTAAGATGTGACTTGAAGGGAGCCCGTTTGATGATCGTAGATGAAGATTGTAGATCAAGTGTTTCGCTCTGAGTTGATGTTCGAAGATGTTGCAATCTCTATGCATGTTTTAAACTAAATCTTCAAATTTTTTAAcgattaaaataacaaaaatctacaaaaacCATTCTAAATGGCTCATCACTTCAAGTTTACTAACGCATTATTGTACTCTTCCATACTTCTACGACTGCAGTGCTCCAAATGAACAACCACCTAGCAGCAAAGGAAAATGACTACCGGAGCAGGGACGGTAATAATGACCCATTCCAGTGCCGCGGCACACCATCtgaccgatcgatcgatacaCATTTCCTAACCTCTTTGCTTCTACACCTCTGTTCTATCTTTTCACCTCACATTTCCCGCACCCGCATAGCGATCAAACCATCGAGCATTCGAATATGGTTGCATCACAAACAAATGGGCAAGCTGGCGAAGGTGCTATGGGCCGGCCAGGGTATGCGTTTGCGGACGGAAACTTCACACCATCCACGTATGAAACGGTTCCTCGAATGTGTCCCCCATGTCATGGTAGGTTTGAGGCGTAACTGAACCTCCGTTAAGTGAAACGGTCTACTATACACTGTCCCCTGTTGCACTGTTCTCTGCAGGGAGTTATCAAGGATATTCATCAGGCCGTAATAGACAACGATCTGGATGTGCTGAAGGAAAAAACCGCACCACCAGCGCCGAGAGTGATTCTTACCAGCAAGGACGCGAACGGGTTGACACCGCTACACAAAGCCGCCGGGCTAGCGCACACCCAGATTGTGGAGTACATTCTGTCCGTGTGGCCGAGTTTGTCGTCAGATGAGGATCATACCGGCAAGACTCCGCTCCATTGGGCGGCCAGTGCGAAAAATAATGCACGTAGCTTTAATCTACTCGTGCAGGCAGGTGCAGACGAAACGGCACTAGACGATGTGAGTGACGGGAGTGAGCGAGTTCGATCGATGCCAAGGGTTGGGCCTACTAATATCACAACTCTCCTCATCCATTGGTAGCGCAACAAACCGGCGGaacattacaaaaacaaaccggGCGACATTGACCGATCACTGCTGGCCGTCATCCCGGAAGCGCCCCGAATTTCGCAGCAGGGTTTCCCGGCCTACTTCGACTGGGCCATGTTCACGCTCCCGGATGATTCCGATGAGGTAGCTTACGGTGTGTTGCAGGCTTTGCTATAGCCCGATTTCTTACCACAAACCCCCccggcaaacaaaaccaaccaaccaacccaccGCTCCCCCTCCACTTCCCACTTCTGGGTCTGGGATTGGGCGTTGGGTGTGGGgttttgtttctcttcttgtttcttttcttttttcgttccGTTCTTCCGCCACTTCCGGTTGATACAACGCACACCTTGCATCGCATGCTCGCAGGGTTCACAGCCAACGCGAATGAAACCGTTTCTTTCGCAGAATAATCTTCTGGATCCGGACGGCGGGCAGGAGGGTGGGTTGGCAGGCGGGGCGGCCGACACGGTCAGCAAATCGAAATCGGTACACAACCTCACTAACGGTGTGCTGACCGTGCTGGGCCAGGAGCGGGGCGTGAATGGAGAGGACAGGTAGGTTTGTCTTGTCTGCACGATGATGATCCTCACTTTGAGCGGGAGGCATTTATGAACGATTATTATGGTTGCATTTGTTTTATGTAAAAGCAGCGTGACTAAAGGGAACGCTGATGAGGAGCAAGCGGATGCGCAGGACGATGCCAATGGTGGCCAGGATGTGGATGAGAAAGAGCTCGGAGGAGAAGAAACATCGGACAAACAGGTAACATTTTTGCACTgatggatttgtttttcgCGGAACTGATTTGGATCGTTTTCCATGTTcctttattgtttatttttaatttcctgtCTTCTTTTGATACGTCACTGTTATCGTCCATGTCTCTGGAGCGTGTTTCATCGCAATATCCTGTTGATTTTGTCCTCTTGTTGAAGGGCTTAAAGAGTGTCATaccgattgcatacatttaggcgcataaACGAAGGAAAGGAAATTGTATTAATAAGACTTAggtttgaatatttttgtttctttttatttgatcTATTTTTGTCTTTTGAAGGACTACATTTGTTCAATAGCTTCTCGTTTGAACATATCTCAGAGTTCATTGTTAGTCATAATTCTTCAAGCTAGCTGAAaccttttaattttaaacaatgCGAACGATTCAACCCAACATTGAGATGAATGTTATTAACATTAAGTTACACCTTGTGTTACAGTCCTGGTATAGATTATTTGTCATTTAGATTTGCCTATAGCAACAGGCGATGTTAAACTTTCTAGCTAATGTGTTTAGATACCGTCTCGAGGATCGTGTTTTAGGCTGTACATGCGCCAACCATCAACCACCACAACAGTTACACATCAACTTACAAAAACAAGCCAAAACCAAATCAGTACTGGTGCGGGTGTAGTGACTCGATGTAAGCGTGTCTGTTGCACCATTAGTTTTCCTTCTACTTTCCTTACTACTTTTTTGAACTTCTATTTATTCCCCTCGTTTTAACTGTATCTATCTGTGTGTTATGGTGTGCATATGTGTCATGGGTTTGCATTTGTGCACCGAAACTGTACATACTGGTATAACTGTCGGAATGCCTAGGAACAAATAGTGTGTCAATTTGTCTACTCCACAGGATGGGACGCTAGTGGAGCATGAAGAGCAAATTAGCACTCCACCGGCAGGACCCGACGATACCGATGCACCGTTGGATGTATCGAGCGCAAAAGTagacgatggtggtggtgatgatagCGTTGATGATGCACAAGAAATACAGCAAACAGAGCCTGAGGCTGATAGCGCTGAGGGAGTATCTGAGACAAAGAATGTAACAGGTGCACCAGTTTCAGATGCTCCGAATGCTGTTGCTAAAGAAAATAATACGGAAAACGGTCACACCGAGAATGGGGTAACGGTGGAAGAAGAGGATCAAACAAATAATGATACTGTAGCAAGTCGCAATACTTCTGCTAAAGAAGCAAACACTGACGAGTTGGACAACACGGCTGAGGTAGAGCTTGAAAAGGAGACCAATTCTGCGTCTGCTGCACTGGAAGAAGCAGAAGTTTCTAGGGACAGTTTGGAGCAGGTCATACCGAAAGATGACGACATTGAGCTGGATAGTCTTGGAAAGGATTTAGAGCCTGAAGAGCCACTACCGGATGCGGCAAGAGTGACCTCTGCTGAGTCCGACAAGAATTCGGAGCAGATGGACTCGCAACCCAATTCTCGGGCAACTACTGGGAAGAGTATCAAGTCCACGATCACAGTGACTGATCAAGATGACATTAAAGAGCATGTCAGTAGAAACTCTTCAGCAACTGCCGTCTCGAATGGTCGCCCAGATACTGCCTCAAATGGGAACATGAATGGCAATGTTGAGCCGAACGATACCCCGGAAGACATGGGTGACCAAGATGGGTTAACATCTGCTGGAAGCGAACGACCAGAAACACGCGGTATATCAGCTCACCGTACGTATCCTAACTCGGCTAAAGAACCAACTTCACCAGTATCGCGTCCAATAAGCCGTGCCGAGGTGGAAACCATCTCTCGAGCGGCTTCTTCAACGCTTACCCCAGGACATACACCGGCGAAGTCATCTCGCTCGTCCACTCCTTATCGGAAAGCGTCGATTGGATCACGAAAGTCAGTGAACTCGGCCGTGGGAAGCGCTGCACAGAACGAAACTCACGATGGTGCGAATAAccacggtgatgatgatgatgatgataattcGGAAGCGAACGATGACTCGAATAATGCAGACGTGAAGATCGCTAGTTACCGTACGCCCGACGAGGTATAGATGTTGTTCTGTCCTTTGAATTTGATGAACCACCTCCATCGATCGCCCAGCGTTGGATGGTGAAgcatttgtattgttttttgttttggaagagaaaaaaaactcgggCGCCACTTGGTGGATTGGTCCTGTTTTGTTTAGTATGTAGATTTTTGAACAAGTTGAATGAATTATTGTGCtgcaaaaattagaaaattgGTATGGGAAATTAAACCCTGAAACAAACAATTGGTTATAACGAATTGTTCATGTTGACTTCATTGACTCGTTAGAATAGATCGTAGAAAAAGAATACAGATTTACAGTGCACTTTAGCAATAGACAGCAGAGTTAATAGAAGATGATAATCATATTAGCTGCAAAGTAGTACAATCAAGCTTCAACAGAACTCATCACAGCTAATTCTTGGCCAGGAATAAATCCTccaaaatttcataattttcagTTCAATCTaaatttcttgttttttcaTAAATTAGCACACTtgaaaaagatgaaaacagtattaaaa
Proteins encoded:
- the LOC1279236 gene encoding uncharacterized protein LOC1279236 isoform X5, which gives rise to MAPLPTLPGPPAARERHHHHHHHHRRRAHGLYFHSSPPKVLQMNNHLAAKENDYRSRDAIKPSSIRIWLHHKQMGKLAKVLWAGQGMRLRTETSHHPRMKRFLECVPHVMGVIKDIHQAVIDNDLDVLKEKTAPPAPRVILTSKDANGLTPLHKAAGLAHTQIVEYILSVWPSLSSDEDHTGKTPLHWAASAKNNARSFNLLVQAGADETALDDRNKPAEHYKNKPGDIDRSLLAVIPEAPRISQQGFPAYFDWAMFTLPDDSDEGSQPTRMKPFLSQNNLLDPDGGQEGGLAGGAADTVSKSKSVHNLTNGVLTVLGQERGVNGEDSSVTKGNADEEQADAQDDANGGQDVDEKELGGEETSDKQDGTLVEHEEQISTPPAGPDDTDAPLDVSSAKVDDGGGDDSVDDAQEIQQTEPEADSAEGVSETKNVTGAPVSDAPNAVAKENNTENGHTENGVTVEEEDQTNNDTVASRNTSAKEANTDELDNTAEVELEKETNSASAALEEAEVSRDSLEQVIPKDDDIELDSLGKDLEPEEPLPDAARVTSAESDKNSEQMDSQPNSRATTGKSIKSTITVTDQDDIKEHVSRNSSATAVSNGRPDTASNGNMNGNVEPNDTPEDMGDQDGLTSAGSERPETRGISAHRTYPNSAKEPTSPVSRPISRAEVETISRAASSTLTPGHTPAKSSRSSTPYRKASIGSRKSVNSAVGSAAQNETHDGANNHGDDDDDDNSEANDDSNNADVKIASYRTPDELQQTVQDAIDSADLEQLAAIVLNGEGKQLIGRKSDQTEIQAFLDNVPAYMGKIRRVHLAAREGSLRDLQSALDRRKFATAKDEVSPHGATPLHVATIFGHAGIVRYLAGRFPETLSATDDDGRTPLHYAATLKDNGHFYNLLTHLGANPKVEDSLNHSAEYYLGHVQSQGILSHRQLLRDYGAKEELADEMLNDQVPDDLHSARRPLDDVDTLTTLERCFKIIHEPIDDLMIKSVGLPTNSVPGSASSLRILITSYLARFLKRSVFDKVKKRQTRLDHNLFDLIWPAMKKATKEKRLDEDLNVGIVIPDYDVFVVFQEFLVPLIKDVHCMEGTQPLMPHPAMQFFPRYAINDQQPDAAASPTASNNGNILRENPDSVQLNLDTSGKYITGCVIECARNLDAYEFPLNLGIAQLEQVERLITARVLSMDFVHATGETELGTYYSMNEILENPSEIRTILATNGLLIPLLDHTDPYQTAESIAINGRYWPYGRGVYVSVDGSLVVWVNAQDHLRLLCCTGSKDPAAIGAAYSKVGRAMNFLEEWILFKHSYFLGCLLSRPSFLGTGLKFTLTLVLPHLCKEKENLRHLCVVRGLQLFTGDGDGPTVRMCNMRSLAQTEWQLFQDFSSAITNVVALEKELSMSNSLHIAATLLRIFRKKKHSLAADGAVPQN
- the LOC1279236 gene encoding uncharacterized protein LOC1279236 isoform X4, which codes for MAPLPTLPGPPAARERHHHHHHHHRRRAHGLYFHSSPPKVLQMNNHLAAKENDYRSRDAIKPSSIRIWLHHKQMGKLAKVLWAGQGMRLRTETSHHPRMKRFLECVPHVMGVIKDIHQAVIDNDLDVLKEKTAPPAPRVILTSKDANGLTPLHKAAGLAHTQIVEYILSVWPSLSSDEDHTGKTPLHWAASAKNNARSFNLLVQAGADETALDDRNKPAEHYKNKPGDIDRSLLAVIPEAPRISQQGFPAYFDWAMFTLPDDSDEGSQPTRMKPFLSQNNLLDPDGGQEGGLAGGAADTVSKSKSVHNLTNGVLTVLGQERGVNGEDSSVTKGNADEEQADAQDDANGGQDVDEKELGGEETSDKQDGTLVEHEEQISTPPAGPDDTDAPLDVSSAKVDDGGGDDSVDDAQEIQQTEPEADSAEGVSETKNVTGAPVSDAPNAVAKENNTENGHTENGVTVEEEDQTNNDTVASRNTSAKEANTDELDNTAEVELEKETNSASAALEEAEVSRDSLEQVIPKDDDIELDSLGKDLEPEEPLPDAARVTSAESDKNSEQMDSQPNSRATTGKSIKSTITVTDQDDIKEHVSRNSSATAVSNGRPDTASNGNMNGNVEPNDTPEDMGDQDGLTSAGSERPETRGISAHRTYPNSAKEPTSPVSRPISRAEVETISRAASSTLTPGHTPAKSSRSSTPYRKASIGSRKSVNSAVGSAAQNETHDGANNHGDDDDDDNSEANDDSNNADVKIASYRTPDENATSEQLLEKTAETHPDQPELEDPPQAVDETSSAKEEPMARTEIETVTQSATSTQLATAAATEASSQVLEIEGTVQGEPDQGQLQSQNDPPVEHDDQPNLQQTVQDAIDSADLEQLAAIVLNGEGKQLIGRKSDQTEIQAFLDNVPAYMGKIRRVHLAAREGSLRDLQSALDRRKFATAKDEVSPHGATPLHVATIFGHAGIVRYLAGRFPETLSATDDDGRTPLHYAATLKDNGHFYNLLTHLGANPKVEDSLNHSAEYYLGHVQSQGILSHRQLLRDYGAKEELADEMLNDQGEQQVEIPLFRTEEGRYLATSLGDPLIKGLTEIANKRPADPITYLANYLFNFANQKTKTDHKEVDNDSNNNLIEGSVRQPSEKELESSSNQTAAVLETIAQAPVPVQPMEPNVREESQPSPDEPDMIAAPSDDRDEHGQSMLHFACARSHGRNALIQLIEESGTNITYRDELYRTARDVALQATQPDNAKEIDRYIIGLVAKGDLEALNSMLLEGYDHIMDVAAPDGTTIEQVASSRGHQDIVRFLEGIRNFEENRENLLSAIRQKKFEAVVNLTKLPDGAKLVRAKNYYGRCSLHIAVLMENEDIVDYLASNFKAALKIGDNLDRTPLHYAMGVSNVEALSRILIKNGAKRVLKDLKGRQPSYYFMNKADILRLQEEEKE